The Helianthus annuus cultivar XRQ/B chromosome 16, HanXRQr2.0-SUNRISE, whole genome shotgun sequence genome includes a window with the following:
- the LOC110917083 gene encoding uncharacterized protein LOC110917083 isoform X1, translating to MGNCQAVDNASFVLQTQSGRAERFYAPITAAEIMKLHPGHYVALLLATTFYSSPPSSSSSGHHQPPPNNNPTTTNQNLRVTRIKLLRPTDNLVLGHAYRLITTQEVMKGLNAKKNRKLNNFKNFQLPESTGKSETKSNCETRSNQLGKIHHQMRKTDKHRAPTSSKSSGSKPRGWHPSLNSISEATS from the exons ATGGGCAACTGCCAAGCCGTCGATAACGCGAGCTTCGTCTTACAGACGCAAAGCGGCAGAGCCGAAAGGTTCTACGCACCCATCACCGCTGCGGAGATCATGAAGCTCCACCCTGGTCACTACGTGGCACTCCTCCTTGCCACAACCTTCTACTCTTCCCCtccttcctcctcctcctccggccaccaccaaccaccacccaACAACAACCCTACAACCACCAATCAAAATCTTCGTGTTACTCGCATTAAGCTTCTTCGACCCACTGACAATCTTGTTCTTGGCCATGCTTATAGACTCATCACCACCCAAG AAGTGATGAAAGGATTAAATGCTAAAAAGAATAGAAAATTAAATAATTTTAAGAATTTTCAACTACCAGAATCCACAGGAAAAAGTGAAACAAAATCAAATTGTGAAACAAGATCTAATCAACTTGGGAAAATCCACCACCAG ATGAGGAAAACAGATAAACATCGGGCTCCGACGAGCTCTAAATCCTCCGGAAGCAAACCGAGAGGATGGCATCCGTCGTTAAACAGTATCTCCGAAGCAACAAGCTAG
- the LOC110917083 gene encoding uncharacterized protein LOC110917083 isoform X2, with the protein MGNCQAVDNASFVLQTQSGRAERFYAPITAAEIMKLHPGHYVALLLATTFYSSPPSSSSSGHHQPPPNNNPTTTNQNLRVTRIKLLRPTDNLVLGHAYRLITTQEVMKGLNAKKNRKLNNFKNFQLPESTGKSETKSNCETRSNQLGKIHHQNHLFGICR; encoded by the exons ATGGGCAACTGCCAAGCCGTCGATAACGCGAGCTTCGTCTTACAGACGCAAAGCGGCAGAGCCGAAAGGTTCTACGCACCCATCACCGCTGCGGAGATCATGAAGCTCCACCCTGGTCACTACGTGGCACTCCTCCTTGCCACAACCTTCTACTCTTCCCCtccttcctcctcctcctccggccaccaccaaccaccacccaACAACAACCCTACAACCACCAATCAAAATCTTCGTGTTACTCGCATTAAGCTTCTTCGACCCACTGACAATCTTGTTCTTGGCCATGCTTATAGACTCATCACCACCCAAG AAGTGATGAAAGGATTAAATGCTAAAAAGAATAGAAAATTAAATAATTTTAAGAATTTTCAACTACCAGAATCCACAGGAAAAAGTGAAACAAAATCAAATTGTGAAACAAGATCTAATCAACTTGGGAAAATCCACCACCAG AATCATCTATTTGGTATATGCAGATGA